Part of the Vigna unguiculata cultivar IT97K-499-35 chromosome 3, ASM411807v1, whole genome shotgun sequence genome, tttcattttatgtaattttaatagTTTGCAAACATTAACTATTTATGATCCAATGACCCCATAACTCTTTCTGgcttatcattttataatttatatatgattCCTGTTaggttttattgtttttgtgtgaatcttttagtttttttttttttttttaatgttccAAGCTTGTGTTCATGGAAAATATTTGGTCATCTTTAAAGTCTGTACTTCAAAATGGCTTAATTGCCGTTTGATTGAATGCAATGACTTttggtttttttcttctaaattggTTTTTTTTAGACATCTTCATATATGTGAACACATGTTTGTTTAGTTTCACTTTTGGTCATGTTCGGAATGCTTTTagtttttgttaagttttttggattaaaaaaatgttgaatgcatcattttttatttatttaataaattgatgatATATAGCAAATGTTATGGTTGCATATGTTAAAGTATAAACCgcataataaattaatagatCACATACcatttatagtttaattttttgttaataaaaaacattcttatataaatataaagtgaattatgattttgaagataataaattataacaaaatttgttatctAGTGCGAACATTAAACGATTAAATCAAACTTTATATGATGTTACACTAATTTAGTTGATATTGATGCTATAAATACTTTATCCAAGAGATCAAGCTACTAAATGGAGATTACAAACAActagacatttttttttcaagcttAATCGAAAATTAGACGCATGACAAAAAATTAGAGACACATTGTAAACTTGAATGAAGACTAGAtattacacaaaaataaaataaagtctagAAAATGACAACATGagtttaaatttaagttttatattaagtaaatatgataaagttgaaatcatataaagaaaattgataaatctattatctataaattttgagttagagatgatattaattatttatatgagttaattatttatatgagTTGAATTCAGGTCTTATTAGTTTTGTATTTTCTTGATAAATGTATTCATTAATCATAAGATAAGATGACTTTGAATTGTTAATTATCTACTAATTATCAACCTATCTAAGATGATTCTGACacaacaaacaatttttttgagtttttataCTCATTTTGGTAATACGAATACAACAAAGGGATTTGCAGAGATAAATATGTCATGTGAATAGAATGTTGAGTgcaatggaaaaaaaatgttagccAACATAGTTAACATGCAAGTTCCATGgttttattcaatatatataaaaaagtttctCCAAGcaaaaatacattattatagATGATTTTACATGAACTTATTGGAGTGCATGACATATTAGATTATAAAGTTGTCTGCTAAACTATTTATAGAGTGaactttatttctaaaatcttcATTATGTGGATCtattatctatatataaagaatatttatggattatactcttcactaacattttttttatgattacaTCACGCAAAGCTTTTGTAAGACTAATATTAACTGTATACTCAAGAAAGTCAAATGTAACTTAatcttaagaaaatatttatattttattttaaagggataaaagtaattaatatttattatattgacgCTACATATtagaataagaaaagaaaacattctATATACTAATGAGTCGTGGAAAAGTCGCATTGTAACAAACCAGGACGTAAGTGATGCGACCATGTGATtcctataaaattaataaagggTTATTCCAATATCTTGGAAAGatgaaaaacatttaatatctACTGTCAATTTCCCAAAAGCATGCTTAGACGAGTGaatcttaaatttttgtttcatcttcCCAAGAGCGATATTGCATcgtaactttaaaaaatattgaatatattcatcCTTCAATGTAAAGAAATCTTTGTGTCATCTTCCCAATAGCGATATTGCAttgtaactttaaaaaatattaaatatattcatCCTTCGATGTAAAGAAATCTTTGTTTCATCTTCCCAATAGCTTGATGTATTGTAACTttcaaaaatattgaatatattcatcCTTCGATGTCAAGAATTAGTCCGTTTGTGGTGCAAAATTAATTAAGCGTTGATCTTGATTTGAAGTTTGGATGCTTTATATATACTTCTTCCTGATAATACTTAGTACTGCAATGTGTTGATAAAAAAACCTAGAACTGCAGTTGCACACAATATCTAGTTACGCATAAAAGAGGACATTTGTGTTCTTTCTGTAAGCCTCTCAGAGTGGTGATACTAATACAGATGGATTTCTGCTAACAAGGTAAGTTAAGGTTTTTACTTTTAGATCTCTGTTGAATTGAATTTGTCAGTTCTTCCTTCCTCAATATTGGTTGTTTCATAATGTTTGATTCTCTTCCTTAAGGACATTAAAAGTCTAACACCATGTTTctatttatcaatttaattgTAAGCGTAGGACATTCTGTATAGAGAAAACCACATAATTCAGGAAGCTTGTGTCTGTATTATGCAAACTTGTATGTCAATCAAGGTTCACTTGGCAGGGAGATCAGAATTCACTCTCATCAtgtataaaaagttttaaagatAATACCTTTATTATAAACTAAATCATCTTATTTTGAATGAAACTTCGTTTTCTATTTAAATGTGAGGAAGGGAAACTGTTTCTTAATTTAATGTGATAGAACTTAATCtgcattgtattttttaatttattaaattgttttttaaatgatcaaattaacatttttttagtaagcttttatcaaatattttgttagtgatctaataaactaattaaattaaactactTATACTTATATTAAGTTTAAGGTAATCGGAATAAATGAGATTGTTATCCTCCAAACACTTGAACAAAGTATTTGTGAATACCAACACTATAGATGAGAATCATGCAAAGATTATATGAAATTGTTGCATAGTAAATTAATCGTAAGAAAAATTTTATCTAACCTGTCATggttaattgttatatttgctttaaataaaatgtttaatttgtgTAAGATATGTGCAAAACAAGATTGTTTTTAAGTAATTGTGCCACCAATTCTTCATTAAACATGTAGTCCCGTATAAGTGTTGTTAATTTTGAAGTGAGTTCCGATaacattttaaagttttttgttaCTTAAGTTGATGTATATGACACCAATGCAAATGGTCATTCACATGATTTTCATTTTGATGAAGTTTCAGCATATTATGATGTTCTTACATCAACTTCATTATGGAACATCATAATATGTTGAAATAGAAATCATGTGCATGAGCATTTGCATCAGTGTCATATACATCAACTTAAGTAACAAAGGATTTTAAGGTGTCATCGGTGCTCACTCCAAAATCTTATTTTAGACATATCTTACAcaaaatgaaattttctttaaagCAGATATAACAACTAACcatgaaatgtcagataaaatTTTTCGCAGGATTAATTTAGTATGCAATAGTTTGGAACAATCTTGTGATGATTCTCATCGATAGTGTTAGTCTTCACAAACACATTATGTTCAAGTTTTTGGAGGATGACAATCTCATTTATTCCAATTACCTTAAATTCAATATAAGTAGTTTTATTTAATGAGTTCATTATATTAagttaatagattaaaaaatataatgctGATGGAGTTTTCCATTACATTAAATTGAGAAATAGATTTCCCTCTCTCGAATAGAAAATGAActtcattaaaaataagatgATTTAGTTAATAAAGGATATAAATGATCATTCAAATATTTTggaatcatatatatatatatatatatatatatatatatatatatatatatatatattatattatattatattatattatatattattctacatatttaaatattattctctCACTTATGTAAATAATAGAACATAATGTATTTTATTCCTTATTTAGACATGCACAAGattcaattaatatatcaatacattgtatttttttatgattacaTACGCAAAGCTTTTGTAAGACAAATATTAACAGTATCCTCAAGAAAGCCAAAGggataaaagtaattaatatttattatattgacaCTACATATtagaataagaaaagaaaacatgcTATATACTAATGAGTCGTGGAAAAGTCGCATTGGAACAAACCACGACGTAAGTGATGCTACCATGCGACTcctatcaaataaataaactgTTATTCCAATATTTTGGAAAGatgaaaaacatttaatatctATTGTCAATTTCCCAAAAGCGTGCTTAGACGAGTGaatcttaaatttttgtttcatttcccAATAGCGATATTGCATTGTAACTTTCAACaatattgaatatattcatcCTTCGATGTCAAGAATTAGACTGgtgcaaaattaattaagtGTTGATCGTGATTTGAAGTTTGGATGTTGTATATATACTTCTTCCTGATACTACTTAGTACTGCAATGTGTTAGATAAAAAAACCTAGAACTGCAGAGCACACAATACCTAGTTATGCATAAAAGAAGACATTTGTGTTCTTTCTGTAAGCCTCTCAGAATGGTGATACTAATACAGATGGATTTTCTGCTAACAAGGTAAGTTAAGGTTTTTACTTTTAGATCTCTGTTGAATTGAATTTGTCAGTTCTTCCTTCCTCAATATTTGTTGTTTCATAATGTTTGATTCTGTTCTTTAATTTAAGAATTAcaatatgtttctttttatcaatttaattgtAAATGTAGGACGTTCTATATAGAGAAAACCACATAATTCAGGAAGCTTGAGTCTGTATCATGTAAATTTGTATGTTAATCAAGGTTCACTTGTCAAGGAGATAAGAATTCACTCTCATCacatataaaaagttttaaaggTAATACCTTTATTATAAACTAAATcttcttatttttaatgaaacttCGTTATCTATTCAAAATGTGAGGAAGGGAAactatttcttaatttaatgtGTCAGAACTTGATCTTgcattatattttctaatttattaaattgttttctAAATGATCAAATTAACATTTCTTTAGTAAtcttgtattaaattttttgttagtgatctaataaactaattaaattaaactactTATACTTATATTAAGTTTAAGGTAATTGGAATAAATGAGATTGTTATTTTTCAAACACTTGAACAAAGTATTATTGAAGATCAACACTCTAGATGAAAATCATTCAAATACTATTTCAAATTGTCTCATACTAAATTAATCTttagaaaaattttatttaatctttcatGGTTAGTTGTTATATCTGCTCtaaataaaaggtttaatttGTGCTAGATATGTGCAAAACAAGATTGTTTTTAGGTAATGGTGCCACCAACTCTTCATTAAACATGCAGTCTTGTATCAGTGTtgttaattttgaattgaactCTGATGACACCAATGTAAATGGTCATTGACATGATTTTATTATGATGAAGTTTCAACATATTACGATGTTCTTACATCAACTTCATCATAGAACATCATAATATACTGAAATTTCATCCTAAGGAAAATAATGTCCATGACCATTTGTATTGGTATACATCAACTTGAGTAACAAAGGACTTTAAGGTGTTATTGAGGGTCATTTCAAAATTACTAAACTTATACGAGATTGCATGTTTAATGAAGAGCTGGTGACACCATTACCTAAACTTTGATCCAAAATCTTATTTTAGACATATCTTACAcaaaatgaaattttctttaaagtAGATATAACAACTAACcatgaaatgtcagataaatttttttacaagatTAATTTAGTATGCAACAGTTTGGATAAATCTTGTGATGATTCTCATCGATAGTGTTAGTTTTCACAAACACATTATGTTTAAGTTTTTGGAGGATGACAATCCCATTTATTCCAATTACCTTAAACTCaatataattagttttatttaataagttttaGATTAagttaatagattaaaaaatataatgcaGATTGAGTTCTCCATTACATTAAATTGAGAAATAGATTTCTCCCCTCACATTTGAATAGAAAATGAACTTCGTTAAAAATAAGATGACTTAGTTAATAAAGGATATAAACGATGATTCAAATATTTTggaatcatatatatatatatatatatatatatatatatatatatatatatatatatatatatatatatatattattgatatattatgtattgatatattaatttaatcttgTGCATGtctaaataagaaataaaatacattatgtTCTATTATCTACATAAGTAagagaataatatttaaatatgtaaaataataatatatcaatacatatatatgtaaaataagatGACTTAGTTAATATATCAATACATTGTATCTTAACTAAGTTACTCGTTTAATGTCGTGAAACAATATTTGTTGTAAAAAGTTCAAACTCCCTTAAACAATGGAGTGTAGTGATAAGAATccattaaaaacaatatttttcatttctcgctatttttttcttaatccaaATAACTTCATTCTCATTtccatttttcattaaattcaCTCTCCAAATCTATCCTCAAATTTGCTTCAAGGAATGTAATGTTTTTAGGATGAATTTGAGTTTAACATAGGTGTTTGTTTCAAGGTATTTTAGTTGATTTAGAATGATAAATTTGATGGAGATTTTAATATTCTTATCCCTTCATGAATGAAGAgattagaagaaaaagaaaggtcaTTAGAATgacttttttacattttttgtccataaattttacataatattataaattatattaattataatattaatgatgATAACATATGAACATGATTTCAACAAAagttataatttgaaatattgttaaaataatttcaaattaagatGCTCcggttttaattttaattttttaattttttaagtttttcactcTGGttgagaaaatgataaaatattgttaaaattttctCTGGTAAAATATCATTCCTCTAAAATCAATTCCGAACCAAACACACACCAAGTACATCGCTAACCCTATTTCAAATTCATTCCCTCTTTAACGCAGGTTGTCCATATCATCCTATTCGGTATTCGGAGCATATGCTACCATGCCTAATACGAATTTATCATTACGTTAACGCTGGTTATCCATACAATGACATAATTTGGAGGATTCAATATATTTCCAAATTAAACGCATCAAGCCAAACAACATGCCACTGGATAAATCAAAGGATGGGTTCAATGATCAGATGAACCAGTAGCTATTGAAGACTCTGACAAGAAAAATTTCCAAAAAGTAAAAGTTTCATCGAGTGAAAGTTCCAAAGCTGCCACTGCTACATGTCATGTCATATGTTTTGCAATTGAAGACAAAATGTTTGTTCAACAAAACAGCATTTCTGACAAATAAACAAGTGCTAATCTAAGCAAGCACTACCCACAAAACCTTCCATTCATTATACACAGTACACACAaagtatgaaagatgttctgtCTCCCAACCCTGTACCCTTTTAACTGCATCCTCATCGTACATTCTTTTTCCCTCTCCAAATCATGATAAACTTCATCAATTACCTTAACTAATGACATCAGCTAATAATATGAACAAAAATTACTTCTTGCTTTTCTTGGCCCTCCCAACACGTAAAAAGGAACCCAACCCAAAAAAACCAGCGCTTGCTTTAGAAATGCAAGGAGTTGGTAGGTTCAAAACAGGACTAATCCAAAGACCATTGGCGTAAGATCCACCATAACTCTTACCAGAACGAGACCTTTGCACAGGATACAAATTTAAGGttgaagaacttgaagatgagaGTGGTTTAGCAGATGAATGCTTAGTTGAACTCACTCTCTTTGAAAGTGGCGGCACTGAACCAGTTGAATTGCTCCTCGACAAAGGAGGTGAATAAGACATGAAGCTTTTCTTTCTATCACAACTAAGACTTTTGCTTCTGCTGAACACCCAGAAAGAGTTTGACTGAGTTTTCTTCtcacaacaaccaccaccattCACATCCACAACTTCTCTAATGCTCTCTTTCTTCGTTTTGTCAGAAGAACATGGAAGTGGAGGAAGTCTCGTGTACGGAGATTCCCCATAAAGGGTGTGTTTACGAGTTGTGTTTCTCTTCGGTTGCTGCATCTGAACGGGAAGGGGAAGGATCACCCCATTAGAGAAAAGTTCATCAGCAGAAGATGATTCAAACTCAAGGCTTCTCCCAGTGCTGAACTCAAACTCATGATTTGACCCAACAAGCGGAGTAGTGTCTTTGCGTGACGCATCTTGTTTCTTTGGTAGCCCCGAGACATCATGGGAAAAAGAGAAACGAGGAGGAACTATTTCAGAACACATAATCACGGTGTTATTTGTTGTTGTCACCGAGGTTGAAGTGTGAAACAAGGTGGACTTTGAGTGAGAAGAGAAAGGTGAGGAAAagaattcaaattaaaagtgaaaagtaaAACAAGGGGAAAGAGATTTTAAGGGTTGGAATTTGAAAATAGACAGAAACAGAAGGCATCCAGATACAGTGTACAAAAGGAAGAGCGTGTGTGAGCATTTTGGCTTGAAGGGATAGAGATATAATGTGAAAATTGGAAGATGAAAGGAGATTCATTGCTCTTCTCTGAAAAGGAGGCACAAGGGATTTTTGTGTCTATCATTGTTGGATAATAGAAACAAAAGAGGATGACAGAGAAAAGGActtaaaaaaaggagaaaatgttGTGTGTGAGAATTTGGAAATTGTAAAAAAGGATGAAAGGTGCAAAGTGAGTGAAGGTTAAAGGTATGTGGCTGAAACCAAGATCTAATTCTGCTGAATTGAAGGAATAATGTTTGGAGTTTTGGTCTGCAAAATGGCCAGCCAGCAACTCTTGTTCCATAAGATGTAGACTTTGCTTGTTCTTATCTCAAACCAACCATTCATCAACTCTCATATTCTTTTCCACcgtcatctttatatatataattttaaggtGGGAGGAACATTGTCTCTTCTATAACATAAAGTGTAAACAATCACAAGTTTttaatatagttaaaaaaaatgaaccaGTCTCAAatgaacatttataaattatctCTTCTTCTTGTGTCTGAGGATCATTTCTTAAGAACATCTATGCCATATATAATACTGATTTGAATAATCAAATTACACGTGGATGAATCACTCCATACTGCAGTCTTTATGGGTTAATCACCccatactttaaataaatacgttttcttaattttttaattaagtagaAAGAATCTTCACCCCACCATTAACTTAGAAACTTCTATATTTTGTATCACAATTTGTCTCTTTTAGCAACATTTcttattgtataaaataatatgtatagtGTTAAAAAGATAATACATGCATGATTAATGGAAGAATACGTTAGAAGTCCACATTCATTATAAATAAGAcaattttgtattatataaataaatataaactttattttagaagTTAGGttgagttatattttattttttttcggtTTAATCAAATCAAAGTTTCTATATatcgaaaattttgaaaaggagaaaatgaaGTTTGATTAGTTCAATATCTTTGAAAATCGAAAGTTAGATCTTTCTATAATCgcgttattaaaaaaaaaaggtgatgaAATGAAAGAACTTTGTACCTGCCAACATTATGGGTGCATTTAAATAGTTacactttctattttcttttttcttttaattcaatcAAGTACACTgtgcttcttc contains:
- the LOC114177285 gene encoding uncharacterized protein LOC114177285, which codes for MCSEIVPPRFSFSHDVSGLPKKQDASRKDTTPLVGSNHEFEFSTGRSLEFESSSADELFSNGVILPLPVQMQQPKRNTTRKHTLYGESPYTRLPPLPCSSDKTKKESIREVVDVNGGGCCEKKTQSNSFWVFSRSKSLSCDRKKSFMSYSPPLSRSNSTGSVPPLSKRVSSTKHSSAKPLSSSSSSTLNLYPVQRSRSGKSYGGSYANGLWISPVLNLPTPCISKASAGFFGLGSFLRVGRAKKSKK